gatgtAATATCTAAATTAAACAATATCACGGTTTATTTTAgctttttattgttaaatgtgttCATAAGCCAAAGATAAATTGACATTTTCTTCACATACTGTGTTCTTTGACTAGAAATATATCCCTAATTTTACACACAAACCCAtagaaaaaaggaataaaaattatAAAACTTTTATTACGTTGCCTTAAGTAATCTAAACATTTTGGTCTCATGCAATGATATATCTACACCTAATACAAATAATCTTTGCATCATGTGTCCATTATGTGGAAACACTGAGTAGTGTGCCCTCTCAAAGAGAAGTGCTGTGTGCCCCTTTGGGTCTCAGAGGAACTGGATAATAATATGGAAGGTCCCAGTCTCTCATGACTACAAATGAGCCGGAGTGGCGCATGACACGGTCCACATATCCAGAAATTGTTGGGATCTCTTCGAATGGGTGGTCTCCACAGCTTGGGACAGTCGGTGTGACAAAGCCCTGCTTCATTTTGTAGCGACTTGTCCAGGTCTCCATTGGTCGGGCTTGCAATCGCTGGACTGCCATGgtgtctttttcatcattttccttTTGCCTTAGGAAGTCCCGTAGCACCTGCTTGAAGACAGATGCCAGCTCCCACGGACTTATGTTGTTAGTGGCAAGAACCTCACGgaatctgtgaaaaaaaaatagaccCAACACCATTATCACACAGTTCTTGAATTGACACCAGATCAATACAGTACACTGGTCATATCCTACATTTTGGGCTTATTATCTTCAGCTGTAATAACATAATTACTAAAATCACCGGACTGGGGTGTTGACTAGGTGAATTAGATGCCAACAAGCAGGCCAGTACGGAAAGGTGTGCCCAAAAAAAGTAATTGGTTCtctattgtatgtatgtattgcaTGAAGAGCTCTCCAATATTGCCATACATTTTATCAAAGTGAGTGTTTTCGTATCagtttatgttgataattatcacaataaatattTCTTTCAGAGAAAAGTGTGGTTTCCTTTGAGCAAAAGTTGGAGAAACcaaattatttgtgttttaaataATTAGCAAAAGACATTACACATTGAAGTGATGTAAAAGCTAAAGATTTGGCAATTACTgctacaaaaataaaagaaacgaCATAAAAGATGCATCAAGGCAACAACTCCTGTGGTccttgattttgtgattttgtgcttattattttttattttatcaaagaAAATTTGAGTGCAGTTTGATTCACCAAGACAAGAATGGCATAAACAATGGTTATTAATGATGTTAAATTCTTTGTAATGGGTAGAACATGTCTAACACAAATTCAGAACAATTCTAAAGATAAAAAATTTGCTGAATATTTATATGTACTCGAGTAAAATTAATTTGAatgacaatgtaaaaaaaaacccaactccaGAAGATGAAAGAAAAATGTATGTTGTCAAAAAGGATTTTTATGGTGgtattaaattatattatcatAATTAGGGTTTTATCACCCAATCCTTGTGTGCTATTATCGTGGTTTCAGTCACATTGAGCTTTAACACCaattacaatatgatttttttcgccaaattgtgcagccctaatgaaAGATGTATTTAAGTGACAAGTGTTTCTTGGACTTATCTGCAGGTCTTGACCCTTGAAAATATACACATTAGAACAAATATATTAAATATGCTGTTGTTTGCTTATATGATTATGGAAGCACACAGTAGTGACCCAGAAATAGTATTGTGGAAAATAAGTAGGTCATTGTGCTTAACCATGTAGAACAATTCTGCACACAGTTTTTATATAACTAAGGCAAACACAGAGACAATGAGTGGAAACCCTGCAGTCTGGCTCCACTCAGCCTAACAGGGCATCCTTCACCTTCACATGTTCACACCACACTTTGCCTGCCCTTGTGACAGTAACACATAATGGCTTTCTTGGCAGCTTGCCCTGTCTCCTTTTCCCTTTGGGTCTTCCCTGCTTTGCCCGCTGTCAGCCCTTGTATTAATGCAATAGCAGCAAGCCAATGTTGACAGCACAATAATGTTAGGACGAAACACGGCACGGATGCTCCAAAACACCTGGAAAGCACGGTGGCGGTGTGGACGGGCGGGATCTGGGCACACAGAAACTCCAGTTGGTGGAGTTCGGATGTTGGGATTAGGGTCCGTAACCTGGGGTATTTCTGAAACCAGCGCAGTCCCAGGGCTGCATGGGCCAGTCTGTGCTCGCGCTCCATCTCCCTCGCCAGCCGCTCTCGTTCCTCCACATGCCACAAAAGCTCTGTGATCAACATCCGGCTGGGTAAGATCCCCTGAGACTTCAGAGGCTGAGTTTCATCCTCAGACTGTCCTCTTGTTTCATGCGGCCATTTCATCCAGCTGAACAGGGGCATGGCAGTCACAGCAGATGGTCCTGATTAACTGAAGAAgaattatttgttattttggaTCACGAAGCATTCCATCTACATGTTTTCTACTGCATTTTAACATGAAGAAAAGTCTGCTTTTGTCATAGTGCAGAATCAACCAACAAAGCTATCATTACAAataattttaaccatttttaattTTGACCAAAATGTTGTCTTGGTAGCAAATCATAACTCGTACTTTTCAGTtatgaagaaaaagaaactttGGTACATTGAGATTTACAACTGTGTCGCCTATTCACAGTTTAAGTCAACACAGAGTTTCTGTGGTGGGTGGTATGACTGCCTCCATACCATATCATATGTACCAACCACATATACAAGTCATATTCAGTAACTGATAACATCCCAGGTGTGTGTATTTGGCTTGTTCTCCAGTCTGGTGAATTCCAGACAGCTTCCACCTGGGATTCAGATGGATTAAAGCCTGCAGGGTCAGAGGTtgttcactgtaaaactgaaaatattgacTTTTTCAGTCATGGGAGTACTCAGCATTTGATAGTGTAGTCACAGCTGAGTCTTCCACACACCTAAAGGAGCTTTCTGCACATTAACATCTAGCTAAGTAGTAAAAGGTTTAAAGATAAATAGCTTTTACTTACAGATAAAAACTGTCGCTGAAGATTGAGGTACCCAAAATTTTGAGGAAAAATAAACTTTTCACAAAATAAAACTTCCAGGTCTTTATCTTTGTCCCTGCTGGTCAGTCCTTGTAAACTTCTTTCCTCAACTTGCTTTCAACTGCGTCTTTTTATGTCAAATTCCATCAAAGAAGCAGAGAACCGGTGTGTTGGCGGCAGTCCTCTGCAGTCTTGGTTGTCTGAAGCTTCTTTTCTCTATGCTGTAGTTACGGTCTTGTTAACATCACTCCCGTTGTGCCTGTCAGGCAGACTTTTTCTAGGAGAATTAGTCACACTGAGCTTTCTGACTAAGAGCTGTCACCTCTTCTCTCCTTTCACCCCACTCTCCTCTGTGCAGCTTTGTCATGAGGTCTGCTGCTTTGTAGCTTGCACCAAATGTGTGCATTGGAGAGAAAGGGAGAGGGCGACAGTGCATGTGTGCACACAAgctgtgtgtgttgtatttgggTTCATCTTAGTGCCGTCAGGGTTTGTGCCTGCTGTTAGGATAAACCCCCACCCTTGTGCTTGGAGCGAGTGGGAAGAAGCAGCAGCTGGAAATGCCCTCCCAGCCTTCATGCTGTAGGGCTGGCTCAGCAGTCAGAGGCAGAACTCGGAGCAAAGTCTGAAATGACACCAAATAGTGGAACAGACAGACCTGCCCATGTTTCATCTCCACTTTCAGATATCAACATATCAGTTATTTGTGATGTCACatcagttttgtcttttatgaGTAACTTATAATAAATGTCTGGCTTCTTCAACTTCAAATCAGGATAAAAATCATTTGTTAAACTTGAGGAAATTTGACATTTATCGTGATAATTAATATTGATTGGTACTGAGCCTTTTTTATCATAAAAAACTTCTTTTGCCATTTTGTTCTGCTGTAATTATGTTCTCCTAGTACCAtgaacaatatatttttttatcattccTGTTTAGTTTGCATCATTAAATGCAGTTTATTACATTTGAGCAAATTCTTCAGTCTTACCTGTTTGCGTCCCAAGCAGATTTTTGCACAATGTCTTATTGCAATGGATTGGTTAAGTAATCCTATAAATGTCTAAACAGCTTAAAATTcaatttaattttgtttcttcTCAGTCCATCAAACGTTTCTGGTGATGACAGTCTTACAGCTGTGAGTGCAGATGGAGGGCGATCCCAAAAAAGGGAATTTGGGAAGAGTGAGTATTAAAGTTTCgattattttttccttttcttttataCCTCTTACAGCTCACTTATAAAATGTGTATGAATCTGCATCATAATGTTAAAACCACTGTATTATATGTTTGTTTTATTATGATTGCTCAGGTACAGCGCCTCCTTCACTCGCCAACTATGAGTACCCCAGCCTGCCAGTAACCAAAAACAGACAGGAGGTAAACCTGCGTTGTTAATAAACTTTACACATAAACATACTGCCTGATGGTCTCAAAGTGCACTCATCCTCCTGTAGTTCTTTTTCTTTTGGTCATGTAAGGAGGTTTATTGAGTTTGTCATAGTCCTCAGGACACTGGTGCACTTACGCTTTTATGGTCACTGTTATTTTATGCCGCAGGACAAAAGCTAAGTTGAAATTCACTCATCAAAAATGTTTCATACTTGCtgtgtgttgatttttttttgatcatgctGTTATTTAACCTGTGCTTTTCTAATGCAGGTTTCAAAGTTATTTTACATGTCGTTCTTCATTATAGTAATAGAAATGGCCAAAATTGTGTACATATTTTGCTTGTGCATGTGCTTCCAGCTGGTTTCCCTCATAGAAAACAACTCTGTAGTGATCATCCGAGGAGCCACAGGCAGTGGCAAGACCACCCAGGTGCCACAGTACATTCTGGACCACTACAATGAGAAAAACGCCCCATGCAACATCGTGGTCACTCAACCCCGTAAAATTGGAGCCACTAGTATTGCCCGATGGGTTGCTACACAACGAAAATGCACCCTTGGAAGTCTAGTAGGATATCAGGTTGGTGCAGCTTTTGGATGGAATGCATTTATAATGGAATAACATTATTTCTGTGCATTCATTCTTATTTCATATCTAGGAATTTAGATGTAGGGCTATTGATTTTAGGTATTTAATATGTTTATTAATTTGTTATTTAGTTAGGAGTAGCTTTTTGTTTGGGTTCAGCTATGATAACAAAACTTTAAAAGCACATGAAATATCCTCTCAAATTACAATGCATACAAAAGAGGTATGTGCATTGTTGTCTGGATGTGTTGAACAGAGCTCTGAAACAGCATGTCTAATAATAACTGCTGTCTCCTCCACTTGCGGCAAACTTCTAGAGTTAGTGGTGATCTCACTGACACAGACTGCTATGAACAGTCACACTGCAGTATACtttaaacattcattgtcctTATTTGTTTACCTCAGAGGTGCTTTTTCACATTTGTCATGAGTCTGTCTGAAGTGTCTGTGTTTAGTGCAAGGCAAGAGTGTGTCTTTTTCTAAGTGACTAAAAAGTTGTTTTCATGCACAGAGTTGAGTCTGAGAACTAAAATAGTGTCTCCTTGAGGTTGAAGGTAAGTTAGCATTGGAGGTTATTACAGGTCACTGGTCTTTTCTACAGAACTGACCAGAAGTAGTCATGTtggcattttcttttttgtttgttttgtttctgttaaaGTTCCTGAAATCACAGTAATCTAGagaaaacacagtgtgtgtgtgtcttgtgttttcttttccgAGGCAGTATTATATAACCTTATTGACATAAACTAGATTTGTTTTATAAGAGATTTTACACCTTACTAACCTTAAATGCTGCTCACAGTGGAACTAGAATAATCACATTTTTGTGGTTGTATACATGTTTTAAATACCTGTATGAAATTACAAACAGTATATACAGCTTATATGGAATCTCTTGATGTGGTACTAAAACAAATTTTAACAGTTTATATTTGTAAATGAAACTATGCACACTTTAAATTACAGGTTGGTCTGGAGAAGATGGCTACTGAACACACACGGCTAATCTACATGACTACAGGAGTACTACTGCAGAAACTGGTTACAGCAAAATGTCTCACAGAGTACTCACACATTTTTGTAGATGAGGTACTGTTTTATGGTCTATGCTCCATTTCTTTGTTAGTTTGTATCTGAAATGTACATTTTAATGCATTGTCTtaagttcatgttccacattgaATTAGAGTATTGTTATTCACTAGTGAGTAAATAttcatttgcatattttaatATTCTCTTAAATTTGTTCAATTTTTATTGCGTTCtaaatatttacagttttatttgttactatactattttattttattctatgcgGGCATCGTTTAACCTCTGTCCCTGCGCTCCAGGTTCATGAGCGGACTGAAGAAATGGATTTTCTCCTGCTGGTTTTGAGAAAACTCCTTCATTCCAACTCTCGTTATGTAAAGGTAATTACAAGGAAAACATCCATCTGCTTTCCTCCTTTTGCCTTGCATAAACATTTACTTGCAGAACTAATGCCTTCACAGATTATCCTCATGTCAGCCACCATTAACTGCAGAGAGTTTGCTAAATACTTCGGCACTCCAGTTCGTGGAAAGATGAACCCAGCCTACATTTTTGAAGTGGAGGGGAGGCCCTATGCCATTGACGAGTATTATCTGGATGACCTCCACAACCTGTTACCGCAAAAGGTGAGAAGATGTTAAACTATGTTTGATCCTGCTGTTCTGTGTTCTGAAGTGACACCGTTTACAAACATATTTATGTCCTCACCAGGTTGAGTTGCCTCATCTAGATGACCCTTACATCTCAGTAGAAATGTATAATCTCGCCATCAGTCTCATTCAGAGCTTTGATGAATTAGAAGGCAAAGATTCCAGGTAAGGCCTCATCACACATGTTGTTAGCTACTGTTTGTGcttgtgtgtatctgtatgtatgtgtttgtgtatgagcAGCAACGCAGAGAATGGAGGTGGTGTGACATCATCAGAGAGAGGCAGCGTGCTGGTGTTCCTCCCTGGCATGTATGAGATTAGCTACATGCAGGAGGCCTTAGCCAAACTGGTCCACAAAAGGTGggcacttaaatttttttctttgtttgatttTGTCATTGTGGTTCTTTATTGAAATGATCATGGTATTAAGCCTGTGATGTTTAAAGTTCATATTCTGTTTCTTGGTATGAGATTTCTGCTTGTGTCCGGTTTGTTTTGCTGGCTCCTTTCTGCAATAATGATCATATTTATACCCCCGCCCACCTATAAATATGGACATACCAGGAATAACAACCGTCTGTCTGAGATTTTTGTTCATctctattcacctgattcttgaaattgtttctttcttttttttttttttttttttttttttacatttttaacttggAAAATTTGTCCAAATAATTCCTCATACATTATTCACCCTGTTCTGTTTagatttcacacacatgttctgtACATGTACCTTTctcttaatttatttttatttatttatatatttatttttacaaatttttaaaaagtttttcaaaACTTTGAAAATGAGAGTCcaaattaatccctgggtaggcagggtaccTGTGAGCAAAAGGGGCAAAGTGCTGTGTGACCGAGTGGGCGTAACATCACTAATTTCATTGTGCTGGCTGACTTGCTTCACCTTTTGTTTACTAACTGTGCTTAAATTTACTTATAGATTGCAGGTTTATCCTTTGCACTCCTCTGTGACTCTGGAGGAACAAAATGGTGTGTTTTTGCTGCCTGTGCCTGGATAcaggaaggtaaaaaaaaaagttatattctGTCTTGCATATGTTTTGAAGTCTGTTGTACTGATCTCATCTCATGTTTCAGGTCATCCTTTCCACCAACATTGCAGAGAGTTCATTGACTGTTCCAGACGTCAGATATGGTATCGTAATTGACcctcatgttgtttttttgtgataTAAAATTCAAGTTGTAATtcatacatatttttttgttgttgtgttgccCCAGTAATTGACTTCTGCCTGGCCCGTCACATGGTTTGTGATGAAGATACCAATTATCAGTCCCTGCGACTCACCTGGGCATCCAAAACTAATTGCAACCAGCGCAGAGGTAAGCCGCCAATAGCGATGGCACTTCCAAAAATTCTAATTACATTTCATACAGTCATCTCAAAAATTTTTCCTTTCTGTTAGGTAGGGCAGGCCGAGTTTCTAAGGGCTACTGTTACCGTCTTGTTACCAAAGAGTTCTGGAGGAATGAAATCCCAGACTCCATGATCCCTCAGATGCTGGTAAGAGGAGTGGGACAACAGATGTAtaatttgtttttctgtcttcttttttCGACCGCATTCTTGGATAACTAATTGTTGTCATGCTGTTGCCCTTTTTACAGCTCGCCCCCCTGGCCACCATCATGTTGAAAGTGAAGCTGCTGGACATGGGAGATTGCCGCTCTCTCCTCTCCACAGCCCTCTCACCCCCCAATCTCAGCGACATAGCGAGGACAGTGCTCCAACTCAAAGAGGTCAGTTAGAAAGTGAAAGTCAAAGAAAAACCAGGAATGCCTACTTAAAGGGGtcaagacatttgcacatataaagtcgtGACTTCTGATGAACCTTTCTCTGAGTATGCCATACTTGTTTATCACTCAAAATGATCTTTCTCATGTTATtgctcaaaaatagggttgaagatggacctgtggagttgaattaatgaagaattcagacccaagcatagcatttacagtttatgttgaccacagggacatgttttaaaatacataattccattttaaaaaaaagcaaaatataattcCTTTAAGTACATGTTCTGGGAGAGTATGGCTGTAACAGTAAGTGTTATGTTGTTGTTTGGGCAGCTGACCACTGAGTTCTGACACAGAATATTAGACAGCGACTTCTGCTAAATGTGCTTTGTGTCAGCTCATGTTAGCATTGTTATGTCTGTTATGTGAGTGTATTGTGGGGCAGACTTTAGTGCATTTCTGTTGGGAAGAGAGAGTATGACATACCAACACCACAAAAATATTTAGTTTTCCAAATACAAATATGCAtactaaaagaaaaaagacaaaagaaaaagatgaggaaaaaaaatcaaagttggtGTAAAATAACTCATAAATACAAGTATGTTTAAGACTGAGGTGCTGCCTGATATCTAAGTCTGATATTCTCAGACAGGGAGTTCTAGAGCTGCTTAAAACCTAGAATTAAAATTTGTGAATTGTAAATATATTGTTAAGTTTACTGTTTAATATAAGTAGACCAGATGGATACTTTTAAGAAGTGTGAAGTTTTAAGGTGGTTCAAAACAATTTCTATAAAAGGGGTAGGTTTAATAAGCAACAGTCTCAGCCTACACCTtttttcatctgtctgtccatacatacattcatacgtaTGAACCACCagtcactcttacattcacacctacaggtgatttagattgacctttaacctattaaggtgcatgtctttgttttgttattgtttatgATTATTTATTTGATTGCCTGTCTGAGTGGTACCtattgaaataaactaaactgacaaCAGCTACATGCCAAACAGTGATGTTAAATGTAATCAGTAATTTTTCTTAATTGTAATCGTTAAATGTAAGATGATACTAATAGAGCCGGTCATCCTGAAACTTGCTTTATGCATATTTTGTAGATGGGTGCACTGTCTGGAAAAAGTGATGGCAGGAGTCGGTTTGACGATGGTGAGCTGACTTTTCTGGGTAGAGTCCTGGCCCACTTACCTGTGGATCTGTACCTGGGGAAGATGATTGTCCTGGGCCATGTGTTTGGCTGTCTGGACGAATGCCTCATCATAGGTTAGACACTTATttagacaaacagacacacttaTTTAGAATCCAAACCACTATAAGGCTTAGGTGCAGCACAGAGTCATTTATACCAAGATTTAATGATTTATATTTTTAAGTTTTAAACCTTTGGCTCTTGTTTTTATACATGCAATCTTTTCTAAATTTGTGTATACatatctggtaaaaaaaaaaaaaagggctgaaAATCATGTGACATTGTATATATGTTTTTAGTTGAAGCAAGGGAAAATCCTGCTAGAGATGTCATTTGCTCAACAAATCTGTCATAACTGGGGCTTAATGCTTTCTGTATTAATGTTGCAATCtccaaaaaaaatctgtttatcaGCTGCCTCACACTCTTTGAAGACCTTCTTTGCCATTCCATCGATGCAGAAGCTCGCTGGCCACAGGTGAGACACCATCAGCAGCTACAGATTGACTCTGCCAGCCATATTTGGGGCATGTTGTCACATAACCCTGTGGAGTCCAGACTTCACTGTAGGCTATCTGAACTGATCTGACACAGTAGTCAGCAGGGTTCCCAcgtgtcctggaaaacctggaaaatgattgaccaattttccagtcatggaaaacatggaaaatgaggaaaaaaagatcAAATGTCTGGAAACAGTTAAGTTATCCtagaaaattatttatcctccccctgccttatgaccttgtgtgcctaaactgagatgaaacaaaggaaattgtttttcagtgatttattgaaaatatacaaatatttttagaggaagtacagaagagaaagtaagagaaaagagaaagttGAACTGGGAACTGCCcaattgaacattgtaactctAGTGTGTCATGCTAATGAAGTACTACGCTGTAGTCTGtggatgtgtttgcattattctataatacatttgtcataattatttttcatcgATAAATTacagccatagactgcacatcaaatgtctgagtaataaacaggaacaatctgggtaaatgcaagttactactgtagaaaagaacatttccaaagaatgagggggacaggAGAATGTATTGGTGTATGATATGATAACTTGTCTTTGTAacggctgaaaatgtcctggaaaataatttcagggaaagagtgggaatcCTGAGTCAGCTGCAACAAGCACTCATATGCTCATCTGTCACTAATCACAATTAATTTAAGGCTTTAGTCCTTCTTTTGTGATATTGAAACAATCAACAGATATTGGCATATCACTAGTGCATAAGTTGCTTTTCAGGCAATGACCATTTAACTTCTTACTCCCAATGGAAATTATGACATTTTTGATGTTATGGATGGACATTTCCAGCAAATAGTAAAACGTTTCATTTCAATCTGCTGCAGTATTTTGTCAGACAATGTCCTTATTCATTCCTTTTTTATATTCCTTCAGCTGTCTGGtaacagaaagagaaaaatatgcCAACTTGCCAATTGTAGTGAATTCAGCTGGATTGAAATGGATGATGTAAGAACACAGGGGAGACTAGCTGGGCAGAATGGACTTAACACTAGACAGTGACTATAGTCGGCAGCCTGTGAGAGTTAAAGACCTCAACAAGACTAAACCTTGTTACCTGTG
This portion of the Sphaeramia orbicularis chromosome 22, fSphaOr1.1, whole genome shotgun sequence genome encodes:
- the rd3l gene encoding protein RD3-like; its protein translation is MPLFSWMKWPHETRGQSEDETQPLKSQGILPSRMLITELLWHVEERERLAREMEREHRLAHAALGLRWFQKYPRLRTLIPTSELHQLEFLCAQIPPVHTATVLSRFREVLATNNISPWELASVFKQVLRDFLRQKENDEKDTMAVQRLQARPMETWTSRYKMKQGFVTPTVPSCGDHPFEEIPTISGYVDRVMRHSGSFVVMRDWDLPYYYPVPLRPKGAHSTSL